In a single window of the Gemmatimonadota bacterium genome:
- a CDS encoding 2-dehydropantoate 2-reductase, translated as MRIAVFGTGGVGGYYGGRLAEAGEEVVFIARGEHLEALQRDGLRVESTKGDFTLPSIEAIGDSRQAGDVDVVMLCVKCWQVPDALDGLRPLLGPNTCILPMENGVETPEQLAKEFGWRHVLGGVCGIVSFIAEPGLIRHVAYEPFVNFGEWDNRPSERVDRLRRAFEGTRGLIVDTPADIQAAMWRKYILIASWSGIGGVTRAPIGVVRSQSGTRQLLETAMEEIHQVATALGVNLPEDIVAQTLAILDSVEYGGTASMQRDIMEERFSELEAQTGALVRMGRDAGVPTPVNEFIYHALRPMELRTREQVSFEAP; from the coding sequence GTGCGTATTGCGGTATTCGGTACAGGAGGCGTAGGCGGTTATTACGGCGGACGGCTTGCCGAGGCGGGGGAAGAAGTCGTTTTCATCGCGCGCGGCGAGCACCTGGAAGCCCTCCAGCGGGACGGTCTCCGCGTGGAAAGCACCAAGGGCGACTTTACGCTGCCCTCCATCGAGGCCATCGGAGATTCCAGGCAGGCCGGCGACGTGGACGTCGTCATGCTCTGCGTCAAGTGCTGGCAGGTGCCCGACGCCCTCGACGGTCTCCGGCCCCTGCTCGGACCGAATACCTGCATCCTGCCCATGGAAAACGGGGTGGAGACCCCGGAGCAACTCGCAAAGGAATTCGGCTGGCGTCACGTGCTCGGCGGCGTATGCGGGATCGTCTCGTTCATCGCCGAACCGGGACTCATCCGGCACGTCGCCTACGAACCCTTCGTCAATTTCGGCGAATGGGACAACCGGCCCAGCGAACGGGTCGACCGGCTGCGCCGGGCCTTCGAAGGCACGAGGGGACTCATCGTCGACACGCCGGCGGATATTCAGGCCGCCATGTGGCGCAAGTACATTCTCATCGCCTCGTGGAGCGGAATCGGCGGCGTGACCCGCGCGCCGATCGGCGTCGTCCGCAGCCAGTCCGGGACGCGGCAGCTCCTCGAGACGGCCATGGAGGAAATCCACCAGGTGGCCACCGCCCTGGGGGTCAACCTCCCGGAAGACATCGTGGCCCAGACCCTGGCCATCCTGGACAGCGTGGAATACGGCGGTACCGCCTCCATGCAGCGGGACATCATGGAAGAACGGTTCTCGGAACTGGAGGCTCAGACCGGCGCGCTGGTCCGCATGGGAAGGGACGCGGGCGTGCCCACGCCGGTCAACGAATTCATCTACCATGCGCTTCGGCCGATGGAACTGCGCACCCGCGAGCAGGTGTCCTTCGAGGCGCCCTGA
- a CDS encoding methyltransferase domain-containing protein, whose product MSSKDFFDRVAQDWDEMREGYYSDDVRVSALAAASVEPGKVAADIGAGTGFISQGLIEEGLRVIAVDQSEVILDEMKTKFAGYPAIDYRVGNAEDLPISGEAVDYAFANMCLHHVESPPDAVREMARILKPGGKLVITDADEHEFEFLREEHHDRWLGFKRTDLRTWFEAAGLRDVRVGDAGTCCEVQSTCREDFARIGIFVASGQKPTA is encoded by the coding sequence TTGAGCAGCAAGGACTTCTTCGATCGCGTCGCCCAGGACTGGGACGAAATGCGCGAAGGGTATTACTCCGACGACGTCCGGGTTAGCGCTCTTGCGGCCGCCTCGGTCGAACCGGGCAAAGTCGCCGCCGACATCGGCGCCGGCACGGGTTTTATCTCGCAGGGCCTGATCGAGGAAGGGCTGCGGGTGATCGCCGTCGACCAGTCCGAAGTCATCCTGGACGAAATGAAGACGAAATTCGCCGGGTACCCGGCGATCGACTATCGCGTCGGAAACGCCGAGGACCTGCCCATTTCCGGTGAAGCGGTCGACTACGCCTTCGCCAACATGTGTCTCCATCACGTTGAATCCCCGCCGGACGCCGTCCGGGAAATGGCAAGAATCCTGAAACCGGGCGGAAAACTGGTGATCACGGACGCGGACGAGCACGAGTTCGAGTTTCTGCGCGAAGAGCACCACGACCGCTGGCTGGGGTTCAAGCGAACCGATCTCAGGACCTGGTTCGAGGCGGCGGGGCTGCGGGACGTCCGCGTGGGCGACGCCGGCACCTGCTGCGAAGTGCAGTCGACCTGCCGTGAAGATTTCGCCCGCATCGGGATCTTCGTGGCCTCGGGGCAGAAACCCACGGCGTAA
- a CDS encoding sugar phosphate isomerase/epimerase produces MRLCLDSFVPPLDRITKGTASWVGELGFDVIGVDLEPDVPVDGNACRAVRTILEGEGVSIGQVWSVGTPLVRPDPDESATHLEVLRERVSLAAALGCRVLLTEAGGMHPANAWYPHPENHGEEALARLVAALKEVASLAADHGVIIAPEMSLMTILSTVARAEAMVAEVGHPGVGVNFDPANILDPLSLFDSGAFVDDAINRLGSRIVNVHAKDAAARNVPLIVHLEELPAGQGVLDYDRLLRRAASLPEWTCIVVEHLTDYGQVDAVRRFLVETAEKAGVRFE; encoded by the coding sequence ATGAGACTTTGCCTGGATAGTTTCGTCCCGCCGCTCGACCGGATCACGAAGGGGACCGCAAGCTGGGTCGGGGAGCTGGGTTTCGACGTCATCGGCGTGGACCTGGAACCGGACGTGCCGGTCGATGGGAACGCCTGCCGCGCAGTCCGCACGATCCTCGAGGGGGAAGGCGTCTCCATCGGACAGGTCTGGAGCGTGGGCACGCCGCTCGTGCGTCCGGATCCCGATGAATCCGCGACCCATCTCGAGGTCCTGCGCGAGCGCGTGTCCCTGGCCGCGGCTCTCGGCTGCCGGGTGCTGCTCACGGAGGCCGGCGGCATGCACCCGGCGAACGCCTGGTATCCCCACCCGGAGAACCACGGCGAAGAAGCGCTGGCACGCCTCGTCGCGGCGTTAAAGGAGGTCGCGTCACTCGCCGCGGACCACGGCGTTATCATCGCGCCGGAGATGTCGCTGATGACGATCCTGTCTACGGTAGCCCGGGCGGAAGCCATGGTTGCGGAAGTCGGCCACCCCGGCGTCGGGGTCAACTTCGATCCCGCCAACATACTGGATCCCCTGTCCCTGTTCGATTCCGGCGCGTTCGTGGACGATGCCATCAACCGCCTGGGAAGCCGAATCGTGAACGTCCACGCCAAGGACGCGGCGGCCCGGAACGTGCCGCTCATCGTGCATCTCGAGGAACTGCCCGCCGGACAGGGCGTGCTGGACTACGATCGCCTGTTGCGCCGCGCGGCATCTCTGCCGGAGTGGACGTGCATCGTCGTGGAGCACCTGACCGATTACGGACAGGTGGATGCGGTGAGGCGGTTCCTGGTGGAAACGGCCGAAAAGGCGGGCGTGCGGTTCGAGTAA
- the nagB gene encoding glucosamine-6-phosphate deaminase has protein sequence MHPDTEHIPVAICPDHKALSRTVAREIVDYAQARAEAGKTAVLGLCTGSTPIDVYGELIALHRGGVSFENIVTFNLDEYYPMSRQSAQSYHRYMHEYLFDHVDIPSDQVHIPLGDLAPEEIEDHCAWFEERIRSVGGIGIQLLGIGRTGHIGFNEPGSLPNTRTRLIRLDESTRKDAASDFFGEDNVPIEAVTMGVGTILDAERIILMATGEHKAPIVRQAVEGEVSPLVAASYLQNHPNATVFIDPPASTELTRVKRPWLNNHAVDWTDQLSQRAVLWLCEQVEKPVLHLQRRDYNACDLYSLVDTVPSVDELNRKTFDAVRAKIYGREDFFSNKRCICFSPHPDDDVISMGGTLYRLSGAGNDITIAYMTSGNIAVFDEDVKRLIDFIGLTFRDLGCAHAKFDGIVDKVRSFIETKQAGQVDIPEVQVIKTNIRRSEAIAAASTLDIPPEKTRFLDLPFYKTGQVKKLPIGEEDVGIVLDLLNDIRPEVVFVAGDLSDPHGTHRMCKEVIDQALAVYDRTDPDVWLYRGAWQEWEVDEADVFIPLSYEDLQRKIQAIFRHESQKDTAMFPGAYDDREFWERVQDRNTHTARRLDKLGFPQYYAMEAFVLERGGG, from the coding sequence ATGCATCCTGACACCGAACACATTCCCGTCGCCATCTGTCCCGACCACAAGGCGCTTTCGCGGACCGTCGCCAGGGAGATCGTCGATTACGCGCAGGCGCGCGCCGAGGCGGGGAAGACGGCCGTGCTGGGTCTCTGTACGGGTTCCACGCCCATCGACGTGTACGGGGAACTGATCGCGCTGCACCGCGGCGGCGTCAGTTTCGAGAACATCGTCACCTTCAACCTCGACGAGTACTACCCCATGTCGCGGCAGTCGGCCCAGAGCTATCACCGCTACATGCACGAGTATCTCTTCGACCACGTCGACATACCCTCGGACCAGGTCCACATCCCCCTGGGCGACCTGGCCCCGGAGGAAATCGAGGATCACTGCGCCTGGTTCGAGGAACGGATCCGGTCCGTGGGCGGCATCGGCATCCAGCTCCTGGGCATCGGGCGCACTGGCCACATCGGATTCAACGAGCCAGGCTCCCTGCCGAACACCCGCACCCGGCTGATCCGGCTGGACGAGAGCACGCGCAAGGACGCCGCCTCCGATTTCTTCGGCGAGGACAACGTGCCCATCGAGGCGGTGACCATGGGCGTTGGAACCATTCTCGACGCGGAACGCATCATCCTCATGGCCACGGGCGAACACAAGGCGCCCATCGTCCGCCAGGCGGTGGAGGGCGAGGTCAGCCCCCTCGTGGCGGCCAGCTACCTCCAGAACCACCCGAACGCGACGGTCTTCATCGATCCGCCCGCGTCCACCGAACTGACCCGGGTCAAGCGTCCCTGGCTGAACAACCACGCGGTGGATTGGACCGACCAGCTTTCGCAACGGGCCGTACTCTGGCTGTGCGAGCAGGTGGAGAAACCGGTCTTGCACCTGCAGCGGAGGGACTACAACGCCTGTGACCTCTACTCCCTGGTCGATACCGTCCCTTCGGTCGACGAGCTCAACCGGAAGACCTTCGACGCGGTCCGCGCCAAGATCTACGGCCGCGAGGACTTCTTCTCCAACAAGCGGTGCATCTGCTTCTCGCCCCACCCGGACGACGACGTCATCTCCATGGGCGGCACGCTGTACCGCCTGTCCGGCGCCGGGAACGACATCACCATCGCCTACATGACCAGCGGAAACATCGCCGTCTTCGACGAGGACGTGAAGCGGCTCATCGATTTCATCGGCCTGACCTTCCGGGACCTGGGATGCGCCCACGCGAAGTTCGACGGCATCGTGGATAAGGTACGGTCCTTCATCGAGACGAAACAGGCCGGCCAGGTGGACATCCCCGAAGTCCAGGTCATCAAGACCAACATCCGCCGGTCCGAAGCCATCGCGGCGGCTTCGACGCTCGACATCCCGCCGGAAAAAACACGGTTCCTGGACCTGCCCTTCTACAAGACCGGCCAGGTAAAGAAGCTTCCCATCGGCGAAGAAGACGTGGGGATCGTCCTCGATCTGCTCAACGACATCCGTCCCGAAGTCGTCTTCGTCGCCGGAGACCTGTCCGATCCCCACGGCACCCATCGCATGTGCAAGGAGGTCATCGACCAGGCCCTCGCCGTCTACGACCGGACGGACCCGGACGTGTGGCTCTACCGCGGCGCCTGGCAGGAGTGGGAAGTGGACGAGGCGGACGTTTTCATCCCCCTGTCCTATGAAGACCTCCAGCGCAAGATCCAGGCCATCTTCCGGCACGAATCCCAGAAGGACACCGCCATGTTCCCCGGAGCGTACGACGACCGGGAATTCTGGGAGCGGGTGCAGGACCGCAACACCCACACGGCCCGGCGTCTCGACAAGCTGGGCTTCCCCCAGTACTACGCCATGGAAGCCTTCGTCCTCGAGCGCGGCGGGGGTTGA